A stretch of DNA from Fundulus heteroclitus isolate FHET01 chromosome 22, MU-UCD_Fhet_4.1, whole genome shotgun sequence:
CCAAAGTAAAACTGATAGAATAGGAGCAGTTAAAACTATAACTGTTAATAAAACTAGCCGGATGCGCCTGCTCAACTGGAATTAAAAGGCAAGTTTAAACAATGAGtctttaaaagacatttaaaatcatTCATGTTATTGGCCATCCTTACAGTGAGAGGAAAATCATCCTCATCCCACAGCTTGGGAGTTGCAACAGAGAAAGCTCTGTCTCCTCGGCTCACAGGACGAGTCCTAGGAACATCTAAAGGCAGCAGGTTTCCTGACCTCGGAGTTCTGCTGGGAATGTGTTTGTGTAATAGCTCCAATAAGTAAGGAGGTTCCTGAGCgtcttaacatttaaaaagcaaaagtaaaatctttaaaaaaaaaacacacatcctAAAACGTACGCGCAGGCAATCCTGGGTCGACTGTTACCGGTCAACAGAAGGTTAGCGGCGTTTTGGACGAGCTGTAGTCGACGCAGCAGATGGGTGTTGATTCTCAGTATAGAGAGAGCTGCACTGGTCCAGTCTAGACATAACAAATGAGTGAATTGCTCTTCCAAGGCCACTGAGGTAAATGAGGTTTAATCTCGTGGCATGATTTTTGACAATATATAGTGTTCCTATGCAGTCTCGAAAAATATGGAAtttgatttttgtattttttattgaaaaccAAATGAGTATATAAACATAGTGTTTGTTTCCAGGCTTACTTCTCTGTCCTGTTGTTTAAACTCTGTGCCCTTCCTTTATTTGGTATTCAGTATCTTATTTACTTTTCTGCATCCatctctttccttccttttatgTCAATTTTTCTCATTGCCTTGTGTTCTTCCTTTGTCTTTAGTTTTATCAGTCCTTTCATTTTGTGTATTCTTCCTTACATTCTCCCCTCCTGGTTTCCTGTCTATCTGCGCTGCAGAAGCCTCTAGCATACATTCATAGTgaactttattattttgtattttaaaactttattaaatGACTGAGAATTCTGCAAAGTTGAATTTAGaaatgtctgaaatgtttatGTGAAAAgtgtgtaggaaccctgattATTAAACGCTGTAGAGAAATGGGACCCAGATAACCAGCTCAAAGCTTGACACCCTGTTGCATCTATGACTGAAACCCTTATTTTAAAGTTAGTAAGGAAGTTAGTAAAGTTAGTAAGTTAGGAAGTTGTTTTTGGGTTGCTCTTATGTGTTGACAGATTTGGCCAATAAAGGCCTCTTGACAGGCTGGCTGATATGCCGGTTACATACGCAACAAAAAAGCCTCTTACTATTTTCTAGATGGTTTATCTTGCAGACTGCTGGGTACTCAGGAGTAAAATGAAATGGTGATGGACAAGATGTGAATCATTTGTAAATGCTTGGCTAGGTCTTATTTGCTAATAAcaagatgttctgctctcataccttcatgtttttttttttttttttcaattttatgtatattCTAATTTCTATGAGTTCCTGTTAAGTCCAGTTGAATGTTTCCAACTATTTGCAGAATTATGCAACCCTGGTCTGTATTGTATTTTGATAATCCAtagttaaaattttaaagattttgttttttgacagaAATCATAAATCAGATATTTCTATAACTTACAGACAATATTATAGTTAATATTATGGTTTGAGATTCATACAGCcttttattaaaacacaaaaacacaattttattgcttattttgcAAATTCTCCCTCTATTTTAGtagtcctttaaaaaaaactttaactggAATATTCTGCACTGTttgcagattctttaaaacagagttctgaaatattttcatcATTTGCTAGAACAAATAAACTGTGAATACTTAGTGTTATTGGCTAAAATCCTGTCCCCATTAATCCCCTTACCTCCAGCGCTGAAGGGATTCTTATACCCTTAGTACCTAACTATCCATTTGTTGTAATTTGTCTGTgcaaaattcaattcagtttatttatttaacaccaATTCACAATGAACATTGTTTCAACACTTATCATAAATCAGACATATtcaatttattaacagaaatgtaTAGTCAAAAGTAGAGTACATGTCGGTAGTGGCAGGTAATCCCTTGATCTAGAAGAAAGAAATGGCTAAACTTAGACAAGGGCCAAGTTCAACATCTGTAAAAAGAGAACATGAAGTTGTTGGCAGTAACTCAGCCAATGGCGCCCTCTTGGAAGATCTCACAGTTAAACAAATGCAAGCTATGATGTATCCTCTTaaaagagaggggaaaaaaaaccaaattgGCAACAGTATTTGAAGATGATGCAAATAATGAGGATTATGTTTATTCATCACCAACTACAGGGCTCTCTGTTAATCCAAAGTGTTAATAAACCTCAAACAGGAATGTTTGAGAACGTAAATGGGAGGTTTGGCTTTCTTAGGAGAATATCTGTATGTGGAAAAGTATTGGGAAACTGTTGTTGTGCCAAATTATTATACAACTAAATCAAAAACACACATAGtcctagggctgaacgataattcaataacgatatatatatcGATTAATCAATGTGTGGTTCAGTAGAAAAAAAGGGGTCAGTAAAAAGATCAATAGAGGaccagttttccttccttttgctttctagcctatcatgtagattaatactagtcattacatcctcccaaccaatcacaaacgcagacccagggaAGCCctgcccccttcagagagttcagagagcacatgttttttttttgttttttttttaaagacttatagttttggtaaaaagttggttgaataaagggttgtgttctttatttaaaaatatgtcataaagcaacagcataaaatggccatggctgcatttaaatataagttttcaaattattgataattatcgatataaATCAATATGATTGTATCAATATGCTTATTTTtgtatatcatccagccctatatATTCCCATCTCACtttcttaaaaatgtctttagctGAGAttcataaacaaacacaaaactttaCAATAAACATatccaacataaaaacaaatcagtgaccaactattatttttaataacggTGATGAGCCTTCCAAGGGCACCAAAACTAGCTCAAACACCGAGCCCAACATCCTCCTGCGTCCCGCTCTGGGGACAGATTTCAGTTTTGTCGATAATCAGTAGGTGAtggtaaattacattacatcaTTGTTAAATTGCTACGAATAGTACCCCTGGAAGGCACAAATTGACCAATTGGAGGGAGGAAACATCTCAGGGCAGGCAGCTGTATTTCTCGACTTTTCCGGATACAAGACAACCAAAACTATTACTACACACATACAAAATTGTTAAGGGGTAACATcacaaatactaaaaaaatgttgtctaaattattgttgttttttataattaaaatacCAGTGGTTTTGctctgcaacagtgttttcatgTTGAGACATTTTCTCAGGACATGAGGCAAAAATGACTGGTGTtttctgtgcctttttttccctctcttcaGAATACATGCATACCGTGAAATATGAGCCATCCTCCTCTGCAAATGAAATCAAAACGCAACTGCACAGTGATGTTGTTTTGGACGATGAAAATCTACAAAAGAAACCCGTGGTTGTTTTGGTGCGTCTCTCTGACTACAAAGTTAATACCCTTCAACCACCAACACCTCAGCAGTTCTACAGCGAAGTTGAGTCCCCCGGCAGCTCCGACTCTGATATGCTGTGGGAACCAGCAGACGATTCCGGAGATTCTGATTTTGGagcttcaaaaaataaaaggaaagctTCACATAAACACAAAAGTTCAAAACACAAAAGGTTGATGGTAGTGAAAGTGCCTCCaccatctgtgaacatcaacaaCACCAACAGTGGTACCAGCAGTTCCAGCAACATTGCTACCAACAGTTCTGGCAACATTGCTACCAACAGTTCCGGCAACATTGCTACCAACAGTTCCAGCAACGGCAACAGCAGTAAAACAGGCAAGTACAGCCATCTGTTCTGACACGAGCACATAACCATCCACAAATCTACACCAGTAACAACCTTGGGATTGCTAAAATGCTCAAACAGTTCACTCTTTCATTTCCACATTGCGTTCATGTTCTTTTTCCACAGCTGTTGAAGCAACCCCCATCATTGTGTCGTCGGCTTTTGCCACCAACTCGAGTGAAACGAGAAAAGTGCGGCCGGACTTACCCGAGGTAGAGATTACTGTGGACATGGTCGTCCTGGCCAGAAGGAGAGCCATGAGGTGGCAACGAGGCAAGATAGTGGAGATAATTAGCCGGGGTAAGTAAGAACATGtagatgttttggttttttacAAGCTGATGAGTCAAATGTTAAGACGGGTCACATTAGGATGTTTAGACAGTAACCTTTTCCGTTCTTTGCCATCTTTATGCATTGCATCTATCAGGGTACAACTGATTATCAAGATATACATTTAGATCAGAAAAGACCCTTGTAGGGGTGGAGGGAGGAGGGTAAtaaattctgcacatacaaatggttttaaaaatactcacctgtacactgtgacttctcctgcattgtctacatttaaattgtttacttttaaatcactgctgcaccttatactgtaatttaattttactgcaatttacaagttacctgactccgccagatagatttgctccgcatatccatctggaaaccttccgttgaagtaactttggaaaggggcgaaaatactggttagctgattggcctatgttggtgatagacaggccaaatgaaccaatcagatttgttgtcgctctgttacgagcgacgacgaaaacacaaccacaagccaagctactcttgctgctgcaggtaaaggctcgttagctcgttaaagaaatactctgtaattccgataaaacttgcttgatagccacgctaacgctagtttcatcggctgaagccgccatgttctttagactgaactgttgcgctcctcgttgcgtcacacctcaacccgcctcaaagccaacgctgattggacgttcgtttggtgaacggctccaaattttctttaacggagagtagccagactgatctgcgagtgaaaccttgaaagctcgcgagatcaggatggtctcacgaggctaatttacaagctgtatgcaacaaaatctcattctgtacacactctgtgcatacaaaatgacacataaagttgtctaagtctaagtaaaCCTTTTGGACTGGCTGCTCTTTCTCACCATTATGTGTGTCATCCAGTAAGAGATGGTGACTAGAGTTGCAAAGACAAGTACTTCAAACTTGACTCAGACTTGTACCATAGACTTGAGACTTGGACTCCTGATCTGAGAAATGTTCCTGGATATTGGGTTGttaatttgctaacttcttcaCAATAATAACCACATAAATCTCTCCAAATAAATACTGCATTAATTGCATTTTAACTAAATACACTTAAATTTGCTATATCTTTAGTTTATTGtttagcaggtaaaaaaaaaaaaaaaaaaagttttcaaaatgaTGTGCTTCGTAAGTACTTTGAcatccttttattttaaattataccATTCCACATGAATGAACAAATCCTTTCTCCTGCTGCATTATCCAGGGGTTGCCACAGCAAGCActacaacttgcacacagactAACCAGATTTTATACACCGGATGCTCCTCCAAACCTGGGTCTCCCTTATCAAAGATGCAGACTTAGCCCGCCTCACTGCAGAGTGAATTTGAGCCACATGActtgtgctttttgtgctgaTCTCAGTTTTCCCTGAAGAGTTTCTGAGCTGCAATTAAATCACCTAAACAATATTCAATCCTCTTGTTTTCTGCTTTGCAGATGATGGACGGGTAAAGTACAAAGTAATCTTTGATGAAAAGGGGAAGAGTTTGGTATCAGGACACCACATCGCTAGTGACACCAATCCAAAGCTGGACCAGCTGTACGTCGGAGCCCGTGTTTTAATTCAGTCCCCAGAAGATCAGCAATGCTTCCTGCCTGGACTTCTGGCCGAGCTCCCCAGCAGAAAGAACCGCTTAAGGTCTTGGATTAATTAACTGTTAATGCATTTAtaaatttccatttttaaaaacaattttgcaCAAATGACTAAAAGTTCTTTTGAATACCTTCTTGCGCTTTCAGGTTTTTGGTGTTCTTGGATGATCATACACCACTCTATGTCAGCTTACCTTCGCTCTACCTCGTATGCAGACAAAGTATGTTTGActgttttcccctttcattGTTGATTACATTTAGCCTCTTTTCCAAGTcactgttttatatatatatatatatatatatatatatatatatatatatatatatatatatatatatatatatatatatatatatatataatcattgCATTTTACATGATTGACTTTGCCATTGATActtgtttggtttttaatgttaggtttctttgtttatgttttaatagTAGTAGAGGCAATAGTAGTAGATTGTTACATCAACATGGGATCTAGCTAGTTTAGTCCAGttcttttaaattggttttTACCTAAGATTTGTCATGTAAAGGatgtttttagctgttttaacCTTAAGTTGGCACTGTGAAacaataagtgctacaaatttTCATTGTCAGAACTAGGGCCAGGCGATCATTCAATAatgatatatattgatcgatagacgtgtggtgttatattggaaaaaaagggtcaatgaaacgttaaataaaagaacagttttACTTGTGCATTTTAACCTATCATGTAGATCATGTAtattaatactacagtcattacatccttccaaccaatcacaaacgcagacccaagaACACTCTGTCCCCAAGCtctgcccccttcaaagagttcagaaagcgtattcttttatctttttaaaaaccttgctgttttggtaaaaaagttagTTGAATGAAGGGctaagtttgaattcagtgttctttgtctaaaaatagGCTactaagcaacaacataaaatcgCCATGGCAGCacttcaaatatatgtttagaattttTTGTAAGTAATCGAATTTTTCATAGTAATCGATGAAGATCagtatgatttctgttttattgatatgctttttgtctgtatcgttcagccctagtcagAAACGTTGATATAGATTATTGGATAGAACACCccctatttgccaatagaaatGTCTATTGGGACATTTCCCGAGGTCTCATGGTGCTCCCACTGTTCCTGGCCGACTTAGGTATTGCCGAGGGGCGAAACCAAAAGCTTGCTTCGGGTCTTGCTTTTCAAACAGTCTACACACCCCATGTGGATCGGTCGGGTATATCTGCCTCCCTGAAGCTCCCAGACTAAGGACAGACACCTACTCACTCCCAGCCTGTCACAGCAGTGCAGACATGGAGAGAAAGATGGAAAGAAGGAACAAAGAGAGGattgaaaaaaaagttctgtttagctgtaaatatatatttgttcgTAATGAAGAAAGTAAGACATAAACACTAGTGTTGTTAAGGCAAAATGCTAGCATAGCCTATCCACCACAGCTAgcttaaaacatatttgtttaaagCTAAAATGCCCAGAAATTCAGATTCTGTGGATCTTTCATAAACTCCACTAATAAATTACTATGAACAAATATTGACATCCTTGtattacattttcttatttaatctttatttaacttggtaaaatgttttattttagtattttaaacACTACTACTTTCCCCCTCATACCTGTGTACATCgctttatttttcatcaaagTTCTCGGAAATTAGATTTCATGTCAGTTAGAGTTCAATAACATTCAAGTCATACTGTCAAAGTCTGTGTGTCATGCCATGGTCACAAGATCATGTATATCACAAGTATATCAATAATCAGAACTGTGAGCTGCTGTGTAAACATagatatttgttcttttatactTTGCGATCATCACTTGCCGACCAAATAAcaacacactttttttaattttatttttatatcagtGGACAATACTGTAGGCGACCTTCCAGATGGCCCACACAAGTGCTTTATGGAACAATACCTGAAGACCTGGCCGTATCCACACCTAACCCACTACAAGGAAGGACAAAGCCTCAACATAGAACTGAACGGAGTCCATCAGAAATGTCAAGTTGAAGTGGTTGATTGCAGCTTGATGAAGGTTGTTTTTGAGGTTAgtatttttccctgtttttgtttgtattcagtTACATAAAATCAGAAcataatctgttaatctgttttttaatcaattatATAATCAGTTTTGAAAAGTTGTATGTATGTCACGATAACACATTTTGCTggatgataattttttttttgaaaaacatattgcgataaatcatattattgtcatttggagacctttttcaactaatatgataatggCATAATACCGCGAGCATATCCTCTCGGTCCACTGGCTCAGACAAATTAAGCGGTGGCgtcattttgtttaaatccCAAAAAAACCCCACCCTTAAGCAATTGTGTTTGGCTTTGACaccaatttaatttcttttcaagcTCTCATTTTAACTTTGAGCTTGTGCCTACCTGACACAAACtgggttttgttcaaaatatcACCCCTTGACGCTGGTGATCCTCCCCAAATTCGTTGATGAGCGAGAACAAGGGCAAGCAGAGTCGGTGAATGAAAATCAACCAAACATTTAATATATGGAACCAAGGATATCTTTGGAGATCAACACTGACACTCACAGTGTTGATCTAATCTCTTTACCATTAAACCTCTGCTTTTATGCCTAAACACCATATGTCAGTGGCAGACACTCCCCTTCTCCTGGGCTGTTATCTTGTGCCTGACAAGACGTTGTTTATGAGCGCCATATAAACTGATCTCCTGCAGCTGCACTGGGGACAAAGGGACAAAGGGATACTGTTTCCAGGAGAACTTActccccttttctctcctcacCACACCATTCTCAAACACAGCACAAGATATGATT
This window harbors:
- the LOC105916932 gene encoding histone-lysine N-methyltransferase SETDB1-B — translated: MEVAEHEVMTLELQDFREPENTTKYMHTVKYEPSSSANEIKTQLHSDVVLDDENLQKKPVVVLVRLSDYKVNTLQPPTPQQFYSEVESPGSSDSDMLWEPADDSGDSDFGASKNKRKASHKHKSSKHKRLMVVKVPPPSVNINNTNSGTSSSSNIATNSSGNIATNSSGNIATNSSSNGNSSKTAVEATPIIVSSAFATNSSETRKVRPDLPEVEITVDMVVLARRRAMRWQRGKIVEIISRDDGRVKYKVIFDEKGKSLVSGHHIASDTNPKLDQLYVGARVLIQSPEDQQCFLPGLLAELPSRKNRLRFLVFLDDHTPLYVSLPSLYLVCRQMDNTVGDLPDGPHKCFMEQYLKTWPYPHLTHYKEGQSLNIELNGVHQKCQVEVVDCSLMKVVFEENGEKDWVHRGSIRLEHMSKFLEMKLNRESEAGNSNPK